A region of the Dysgonomonas mossii genome:
TGTGCTCTGAGACGAATTTTCTCTATTATTTTGATGAAAAAATATCTAATATTGTAATACGTTCTGTAATCGGTATAAAAAGTAACACCTAAAATAAGGGACAAAAAGTGTCACTTTTGTCACCTTTTGGGAATAAAGGTTGAACAGCATAAATTATTTAATTGAAATGGATAAGCTTACGATTATAAAAGTTGGAGGTAAGATTGTAGAAGAAGAACAATCTTTACGTCAGTTATTGAAAGATTTTTCTCTGATAGAAGGTTACAAAGTACTTGTGCATGGGGGAGGGCGTTCTGCTACCAAACTGGCGGAGAAACTAGGTATAGAGAGCCGAATGGTAAATGGAAGGCGTGTAACTGATCGAGATACATTAGAGATTGTAACAATGGTATACGGAGGCCTTGTAAATAAAAATATTGTTGCCGGGTTGCAAGCTCTAGGAGTAAATGCCTTAGGCCTTACCGGTGCTGATATGAACATCATACGATCGGAAAAACGGCCGGTGAAAGAGGTTGACTATGGCTTTGTTGGTGATGTTAAAGAGGTAAATGCTGAAACATTGTCTTCGCTTATCCAACAAGGAATAGTGCCTATTCTTGCCCCGCTGACTCACGATAAAGAAGGAAATATACTAAATACCAATGCTGATACTATAGCCGGAGAAACAGCGAAGGCTTTGGCTCTTAAGTTTGATGTAACCCTTATTTATTGCTTCGAAAAGAAGGGTGTACTCATGAATGAAAATGATGATGAGAGTGTGATTCCTGATATAAATAAAGCTACGTTTGAGCAATTGGTTAAAGATGGAATTGTACAAGGAGGAATGATCCCCAAATTAGAAAATGCCTTTCAGGCGATAGAAAAAGGAGTGAAAGAAGTGATTATTACAAGTGCATCCGAATTTGGAGAAAATACGGGTACACGAATTTGCTAATACTCAGTAAAGCAGATATTTTTTATAGAATATCATTTTTTTTAAGAAAAATTAATTATATTTACATCTGTAATACTATATTAAACTAAAATAGAGTTAAATTATTTAGTCATTCTTAAACTTTCATTACTATGAAAAAATTATTACTAGTCGCCGTTTTGGCAGTATTCAGTGTGAGTATTAGTGCGCAAGGGCTTAAAGGGACTTGGTTTGCGGGTGGAGAAATCTCTTATTCAGATGTTAATGATGTTAAATCAACAATGATTCTACCTGTTATTGGAACCTTTGTTTCTCCTAGTGTAGCTGTTGGTATAGGAGCCGGCTACCTAAGTGTAAAAGAAGATGGAGAAACAAGTGATGCTTTTGTTGCAAAGCCATTGGTTCGTAAATATTGGAATATAACAGGTCCCGTTTATCTGTTTGGACAAGTTGCCGCCCCATTGATGTTTTCTGATGGTGTAAATAGTTATGGTTTGCAAGTTTCTCCAGGTATCGATATTGTAGTGACATCTTGGTTGACATTTGAAACATCATTTTCAATTTTTGGTCTTAATGTTATTGATTCTGATGGATCTACAGATTGGAATATAGGTGCAAATCCATTCAATTCTTTGACAGACAGGAAAGTCGGTGATTTACAGGTTGGTGTTAAATTCCTATTCTAAGGATTGGATAATCAAAAATAATTATACAATAAAAGTCTCACATAAAATGTGAGACTTTTATTTTTGTTACAATAGCAGGGTATATTAAAAAAGAGTATATTTGTTTTGATCTTATTTAATTTACAAACTTAACTTAATTAACTTATGAAAATGATCGCAAGAACGACCTTGATTGTGGCTGCAATTTTGCTTACTATCGGAGTAAGTGCTCAAGACAAACCCTTGACTTTTGGTGTAAAGGGCGGAATGAATATTTCTAACTTCAGCGGAGACTTTGAAGATACAAAAGCAAAGATTGGATTTAATGCCGGGGTAACACTGGACTTCCCTTTAACTAACGATCTTTATTTACTTACCGGCTTGGAGTTTACATCAAAGGGTGCGAAAGTAAATGAGGATACTAATCTAAAAATGAACTTGTCTTATCTACAATTGCCTGTTCATGCGGGATATAAACTAACTGTAGCAAACGGCACGCGTATTGTTTTTCATGCAGGACCATATATAGCTTATGCTGCAGATGGTAAATGGAAAGTGAAAGGAGTAGAAGATAGTGTAGGGGTTTTTGGTGATGAAGCAGAAGCGGCAGGTCTAAAAATGAAAAGATTTGATTTCGGATTAGGTTTTGGCGTTGGTGCTGAGTTTGGTAAGTTTAATGCGGGAGTTAATTGTGATTTCGGCTTAGTAAATATTGCTGATTTTGGAATGATTGATCTTGAAGATTTGGGTAAATTGGATGCTAGCAGTGTATCAGTAAAAAATATGAATGTAGGTATTTCTCTTGGATACAAGTTCTAATAAACTATACCCATTATATACACAAATAAGCCCGATAAAATCGGGCTTATTCTTTTTATTTCAATAGATATTCTTTAAATTCTTCAAATGTTTTTCCCATACTGATACTTTTCTTTTCACCTTTCATAAAGGCTTGCAATTTTTCCGGTATGGCAACCGATTTCTCGATAATGGCTTCTACCGTTTCCAGAAATTTTGCAGGATGAGCCGTTTCTAAAAAAACGCCCGTTTCGTCTGCTGCAAGTGAGTCTTCTAGTGCTGAATATCCACATGCCCCGTGGGGATCGAGGAGATAGCCTGTTTTTTCGTATGTATCTTTCACCACTTTCCTGATTGTATCATCATCATACCATTCTCCGGTAATTTCTTTTTTTATCATGTCCCAAGAGTGTTCGTAAAGATCGAGTACACGTACAAAATTACTGGGATCGCCTACATCCATTGCATTTGCGATAGTCTGTACAGATGGGCGAGGATTGTACTTTCCTGTTTGTAGATATTCATAGAAAATATCATTGCTGTTATTTGCTGCAATAAATCGCCTTACAGGCAATCCCATGCGTTTGGCTATAAGTCC
Encoded here:
- a CDS encoding porin family protein gives rise to the protein MKMIARTTLIVAAILLTIGVSAQDKPLTFGVKGGMNISNFSGDFEDTKAKIGFNAGVTLDFPLTNDLYLLTGLEFTSKGAKVNEDTNLKMNLSYLQLPVHAGYKLTVANGTRIVFHAGPYIAYAADGKWKVKGVEDSVGVFGDEAEAAGLKMKRFDFGLGFGVGAEFGKFNAGVNCDFGLVNIADFGMIDLEDLGKLDASSVSVKNMNVGISLGYKF
- the argB gene encoding acetylglutamate kinase, whose protein sequence is MDKLTIIKVGGKIVEEEQSLRQLLKDFSLIEGYKVLVHGGGRSATKLAEKLGIESRMVNGRRVTDRDTLEIVTMVYGGLVNKNIVAGLQALGVNALGLTGADMNIIRSEKRPVKEVDYGFVGDVKEVNAETLSSLIQQGIVPILAPLTHDKEGNILNTNADTIAGETAKALALKFDVTLIYCFEKKGVLMNENDDESVIPDINKATFEQLVKDGIVQGGMIPKLENAFQAIEKGVKEVIITSASEFGENTGTRIC